ACCCAGAGCGGGGCGCCGCCGTCCTCGCGGGCCTGGCGCTGCTGGGCCCAGCGGCTGAGGCGGGGCTGGAGGAGAACCAGAGCGCAGGCCGTGAGGATCAGGGCCGGGACCACCGACTGGAAGGCCTCGGCGGGGAGTTGGAGCAGGAGCAGCGCCCCGATCAGGCCGCCGATCAGCGAGGCGGCGCCGAAGCGGATCAGGCGGGCGCGCTGGCCCTTGAGCTCGCGGCGGTAGCCGTACGCGCCCGACAGGACGCCAGGGACCAGGCCGACGTTGTTGGAGACGTTCGCGAGGACCGGCGGGTAGCCGAAGGCGAGGAGCGTGGGGAAGGTGATGAGGGTGCCGGAGCCGACCACCGCGTTGATCGCGCCTGCGGCGATTCCTGCGGCGCCGATCGCCACCGCTTCCAGGGGATCCACAACTCGCCTTTCGTTGCCGTGCGTTGGTGCGGGTCGACACCCGTCCGGATGGTCGCGACATTCTCCGGACGGGTTGCCGCCCTGGGGCCCTCAGAGGATCATCCGGGAGGTCCGTGACCCAAGTCAATCCTAGGGTTTTCTTGTATTGATCCAAGGGATAGCTTCGGTCACATGACTCTTGACGACCTCCGCGTCTTCGTCGCCGTCTGCCGCGCGGGCAGCCTCAGCGCCGTCGCCCGCGACCTCTCCTGTACCCAGTCCGCCGTGAGCCAGCATGTGAAGCGGCTGGAGCGCGAGGTGGGCGTGCGGCTGGTGGAGCGGCATGCGCGCGGCGTCGTACCGACGACGGCCGGGCGC
The sequence above is drawn from the Streptomyces sp. NBC_01465 genome and encodes:
- a CDS encoding sulfite exporter TauE/SafE family protein, which codes for MDPLEAVAIGAAGIAAGAINAVVGSGTLITFPTLLAFGYPPVLANVSNNVGLVPGVLSGAYGYRRELKGQRARLIRFGAASLIGGLIGALLLLQLPAEAFQSVVPALILTACALVLLQPRLSRWAQQRQAREDGGAPLWVGVLATGVYGGYFGAAQGVLLMGLFGVFIRDTLQRLNAMKNVLASIVNGVAAVVFIAVSDVDWAVAGLIAAGSTVGGLLGSKVGRNLPPTVLRWVIVVVGTTASVIMIVR